From Penaeus vannamei isolate JL-2024 chromosome 12, ASM4276789v1, whole genome shotgun sequence, the proteins below share one genomic window:
- the LOC138863482 gene encoding putative uncharacterized protein ENSP00000383309 produces the protein MLLGWQFIQLLLCWQLLHNCYTAGNSSNCSSAGSSSKCSLAGNLSNYSYAGSSFTTATLLAAPPTAPRLEAPPTAPLLADPLTATLLAAPPTAPLLAAPPTAPLLAAPPTAPLLADSLTVHRLEAPPTSLLAAPPTAPLLAAPPTAPLLAAPPTAPLLAAPPTAPLLAAPPTAPLLAAPPTAPRLAAEEQSEELPVEKELLLC, from the coding sequence aTGCTCCTTGGCTGGCAGTTTATCCAATTACTCCTGTGCTGGCAGCTCCTTCACAACTGCTACACTGCTGGCAACTCCTCcaactgctcctctgctggcagctcctccaaaTGCTCCTTGGCTGGCAACTTATCCAATTACTCCTATGCTGGTAGCTCCTTCACAACTGctactctgctggcagctcctccaactGCTCCTCGGCTGGAAGCTCCTCcaactgctcctctgctggcagaTCCTCTGACTGctactctgctggcagctcctccgactgctcctctgctggcagctcctccaactgctcctctgctggcagctcctccaactgctcctctgctggcagaTTCTCTGACTGTTCATCGGCTGGAAGCTCCTCCAACttctctgctggcagctcctccaactgctcctctgctggcagctcccccaactgctcctctgctggcagctcctccaactGCTCCTTTGCTGGCCGCTCCTCCGACTGCTCCTCTACTGGCAGCTCCTCcaactgctcctctgctggcagctccacCAACTGCTCCTCGGCTGGCAGCAGAGGAGCAGTCGGAGGAGTTACCAGTAGAGAAGGAGCTGCTCCTCTGCTGA
- the LOC138863483 gene encoding putative uncharacterized protein ENSP00000383309, which produces MAAPPTAPRLAAPPTAPRMAAPPTSPLLAAPPTTLLAAPPTTPLLAAPLTAPLLAAPPTTPRLPAPPTTLRLAAHPTATLLAAPPTVTLLAALLLAVPPTVPLLATPPTAPLLAAPPTSPLLAAPPTTPRLAAPPIAPLLAPPPTAPRLAAPPTAPRLAAPPTTLLAAPPTTPLLAAPPTAPLLAAPPITPLLAAPPTVTLLAAPLLAVPPTVPLLAAPPTAPLLAAPPTAPLLAAPPTAPRLAAPLLAAPPLLTAPPTTLLAAPPTAPLLAAPPTATLLAAPPTVSLLAAPLLAVPPTIPLLAGPPTAPLLAAPPTAPLLAASLLADPPTAPLLAALPTAPMLADPLTAPLLSSPPTAPRLAAPPNAPRMAAPPTAPLLAAPPLLTAPPTASLLTAPPTAPLLAAPPTAPLLAAPPNAPPLLTAPPTTLLAAPQTVPLLAAPLLAVPPTIPLLIAPPTTLLAAPPTASLLAAPPTAPLLAALPTAPILADPLTAPLLAAPPTAPLLAAPPTALLLAAPPTAPLLAASPTAPLLAAPPTAPLQAAPPTAPLLAAPPTALPTAPLLAAHRTAPLLAASPAAPRMTAHPTAPLLAPPAARRLAAPPTVPLLAAPPIALWLAAYLITPLLAALPTVPWLAASPTAPRMAAPPTAPLLAAPPTELCWQLLRLLFGCSSNCSLAGSISDCSSAGSSSNCSLAGSFSDCSSAGSSSDCSSAGSSSAGNSSNCYLAGSSSDCSSAGSSSAGSSSNCSSAGSSSKCSLAGNLSNYSSAGSSFTTATLLAAPPTAPRLEAPPTAPLLAAPPTALWLAAYPITSLLAAHPTAPWLAASPTAPLLAAPPPVPPLLAAHPTATRLAAPPTALLLAAPPIAPLLAASPTAPLVAAPTARRLAAPPTAPPLLAAHRTAPLLLIELLLCWQLIELLLCWLLL; this is translated from the exons ATGGCAGCTCCTCCAACTGCTCCTCGGttggcagctcctccgactgctcctcggatggcagctcctccgacttctcctctgctggcagctcctccaactACTCTGCTAGCAGCTCCTCCAACtactcctctgctggcagctcctctgactgctcctctgctggcagctcctccgactaCTCCTCGGCTGCCAGCTCCTCCGACTACTCTTCGGCTGGCAGCTCATCCAACTGctactctgctggcagctcctccgactgtTACTCTGCTGGCAGCTCTTCTGCTAGCAGTTCCTCCAACTGTTCCTCTGCTGGCAACTCCTCcgactgctcctctgctggcagctcctccgacttctcctctgctggcagctcctccaactACTCCTcggctggcagctcctccaattgctcctctgctggcacctcctccaactgctcctcggctggcagctcctccaactgctcctcggctggcagctcctccaactACTCTACTAGCAGCTCCTCCAACtactcctctgctggcagctcctccgactgctcctctgctggcagctcctccgattactcctctgctggcagctcctccgactgttactctgctggcagctcctctgCTAGCAGTTCCTCCAACTgttcctctgctggcagctcctccaactgctcctttgctggcagctcctccgactgctcctctgctggcagctcctccgactgctCCTCGGCTGGcagctcctctgctggcagctcctcctcTCCTGACAGCTCCTCCAActactctgctggcagctcctccgactgctcctctgctggcagctcctccgactgctactctgctggcagctcctccgactgtttctctgctggcagctcctctgCTAGCAGTTCCTCCAACTATTCCTCTGCTGGCAGGTCCTCcgactgctcctctgctggcagctcctccgactgctcctctgctggcagcttcTCTGCTGGCAGATCCTCcgactgctcctctgctggcagctcttCCAACTGCTCCTATGCTGGCAGATCCTCTGACTGCTCCTCTGCTGTCATCTCCTCCGACTGCTCCTCGGCTGGCAGCTCCTCCGAATGCTCCTCGGATGGCCGCTCCTCcgactgctcctctgctggcagctcctcctcTGCTGACAGCTCCTCCGACTGCTTCTCTGCTGACAGCTCCTCcaactgctcctctgctggcagctcctccgactgctcctctgctggcagctcctccaaaTGCTCCTCCTCTGCTGACAGCTCCTCCAActactctgctggcagctcctcagACTgttcctctgctggcagctcctctgCTAGCAGTTCCTCCAACTATTCCTCTGCTGATAGCTCCTCCAActactctgctggcagctcctccgactgcttctctgctggcagctcctccgactgctcctctgctggcagctcttCCAACTGCTCCTATACTGGCAGATCCTCtgactgctcctctgctggcagctcctccaactgctcctctgctggcagctcctccgactgctcttctgctggcagctcctccgactgctCCTCTGTTGGCAGCTTCTCcgactgctcctctgctggcagctcctccgactgctcctctgcaggcagctcctccgactgctcctctgctggcagctcctccaactgctcttccaactgctcctctgctggcagctcatCGAACTGCTCCTCTGTTGGCAGCTTCTCCGGCTGCTCCACGGATGACAGCTCATCcaactgctcctctgctggcacCTCCGGCAGCTCGTCggctggcagctcctccgactgttcctctgctggcagctcctccgatTGCTCTTTGGCTGGCAGCTTATCTAATtactcctctgctggcagctcttCCAACTGTTCCTTGGCTGGCAGCTTCTCCGACTGCTCCTCGGATGGCAGCTCCTCcaactgctcctctgctggcagctcctccaactgaactctgctggcagctcctccgactgctCTTTGGCTG ctcatCCAACTGCTCCTTGGCTGGCAGCATCTCcgactgctcctctgctggcagctcatCCAACTGCTCCTTGGCTGGCAGCTTCTCcgactgctcctctgctggcagctcctctgACTgttcctctgctggcagctcctcggCTGGCAACTCATCCAACTGCTACTTggctggcagctcctccgactgctcctctgctggcagctcctctgctggcagctcttccaactgctcctctgctggcagctcctccaaaTGCTCCTTGGCTGGCAACTTATCCAATTACTCCTCTGCTGGTAGCTCCTTCACAACTGctactctgctggcagctcctccaactGCTCCTCGGCTGGAAGCTCCTCCAACTGCTCCTCTactggcagctcctccgactgctCTTTGGCTGGCAGCTTATCCAATTACTTCTCTGCTGGCAGCTCATCCAACTGCTCCTTGGCTGGCAGCTTCTCcaactgctcctctgctggcagctcctccgcCTGTtcctcctctgctggcagctcatCCAACTGCTACTCggctggcagctcctccgactgctcttctgctggcagctcctccgattgctcctctgctggcagcttcTCCGACTGCTCCTCTGGTGGCAGCTCCGACTGCTCGTCggctggcagctcctccgactgctcctcctctgctggcagctcatcgaactgctcctctgctg ctcatcgaactgctcctctgctggcagctcatcgaactgctcctctgctggctGCTTCTCTGA
- the LOC138863481 gene encoding putative uncharacterized protein ENSP00000383309, which yields MVYELFYHAHRTGSPDGSSSAVSILTAPLTASLRLRAPPTFPLLLPLFTTAPLLVAHLTAPPLLTAPPTAPLLAAPLSAPLLAASLSVPRLTATLSAPLLAAPLSAPRLAASLSVPRLTAPLSAPLLAASLSVPRLTAPLSAPLLAAPLSAPRLAAPLSAPRLAAPLSAPRLTVPLLAAPPTAPLLAAPPLLAAPPLLAAPPTAPWLAAYPITPLLAAPTAPLLAAPPTIPRLAALPIAPRLAAPPTAPQLAAPPTTPLLAAPPIAPRLAAPPTAPRLAAYPTTLLAASSTATLLAAPPTAPLLAAPPTAPWLAAYPITLLLAAPTAPLLAAPPTIPRLAALPIAPRLAAPPTALLLAAPPIAPRLAAPPTAPLLAAYPTTLLAASSPATLLAAPPTAHRLAAPPTSPLLAVSSTTPLLAAHPTAHLLAALPTAPLLAAPSTATLLAAPLTAHRLAAPPTAPLLAAPPTAPLLAAPPTAHRLSAPPTSPLLAVSSTTPLLAAHPTAHLLAALPTAPLLAAPSTATLLAAPLTAHRLAAPPTAPLLAAPPTAHRLAAPPTAPLLAAPPTAPLLTAHPTAPLLAALPTALLLAAPSTATLLAAPLTAHRLAAPPTAPLLAAPPTAHRLAAPPTAPLLAAPPTAPLLTAHPTAPLLAALPTAPLLAAPSTATLLAAPLTAHRLAAPPTAHRLAAPPTAPLLAAPLLAAPPTTPRLAAPPTTPRLAAHPTAPLLAAPLTAHRLAAPSTATLLAAPLTAHRLAAPPTAPLLAAPLLAAPPTTPRLAAPPTTPRLAAHPTAPLLAAPPTAPLLAAHLTAPLLVAPPTAPLLAAPPIAPLLAAPPNAPWLAVYHLLLCWQLLHNCYSAGNSSNCSSAGSSSKCSLAGSLSNYSSAGSSFTTATLLAAPPTAPLLAAPRLATHPTATRLAAPPTAPLLAAPPIAPWLAAYPITPLLAAPS from the exons ATGGTCTATGAACTGTTCTACCACGCCCACCGCACAGG CTCCCCCGACGGCTCCTCTTCGGCTGTCAGCATTCTGACAGCTCCTCTGACTGCTTCTCTTCGGCTGAGAGCTCCTCCGACCTTTCCTCTTCTACTGCCACTTTTTACTACGGCTCCTCTGCTGGTAGCTCATCTGactgctcctcctctcctgacagctcctccaactgctcctctgctggcagctcctctgtctgctcctctgctggcagcttcTCTGTCTGTTCCTCGGCTGACAGCTACTCTGtctgctcctctgctggcagctcctctgTCTGCTCCTCGGCTGGCAGCTTCTCTGTCTGTTCCTCGGCTGACAGCTCCTCTGtctgctcctctgctggcagcttcTCTGTCTGTTCCTCGGCTGACAGCTCCTCTGtctgctcctctgctggcagctcctctgTCTGCTCCTCGGCTGGCAGCTCCTCTGTCTGCTCCTCGGCTGGCAGCTCCTCTGTCTGCTCCTCGGCTGACAgttcctctgctggcagctcctccaactgctcctctgctggcagctcctcctctgctggcagctcctcctctgctggcagctcctccgactgctCCTTGGCTGGCAGCTTATCCAATtactcctctgctggcagctccaactgctcctctgctggcagctcctccgactaTTCCTCGGCTGGCAGCTCTTCCGATTGCTCCTcggctggcagctcctccaactgctcctcagctggcagctcctccaactactcctctgctggcagctcctccaatTGCTCCTcggctggcagctcctccaactGCTCCTCGGCTGGCAGCTTATCCAACTACTCTGCTGGCAGCTTCTTCAACTGctactctgctggcagctcctccgactgctcctctgctggcagctcctccgactgctCCTTGGCTGGCAGCTTATCCAATTACTCTTCTGCTGGCAGCTCcaactgctcctctgctggcagctcctccgactaTTCCTCGGCTGGCAGCTCTTCCGATAGCTCCTcggctggcagctcctccaactgctcttctgctggcagctcctccaatTGCTCCTcggctggcagctcctccaactgctcctctgctggcagcttaTCCAACTACTCTGCTGGCAGCTTCTTCACCTGctactctgctggcagctcctccgactgctcatcggctggcagctcctccgacttCTCCTCTGTTGGCAGTTTCTTCAACTACTCCTCTGCTTGCAGCTCATCCAACTGCTCATCTGCTGGCAGCTCTTCcaactgctcctctgctggcagctccttcAACTGctactctgctggcagctcctttGACTGCTCATCggctggcagctcctccgactgctcctctgctggcagctcctccgactgctcctctgctggcagctcctccgactgctCATCGGCTGTCAGCTCCTCCGACTTCTCCTCTGTTGGCAGTTTCTTCAACTACTCCTCTGCTTGCAGCTCATCCAACTGCTCATCTGCTGGCAGCTCTTCcaactgctcctctgctggcagctccttcAACTGctactctgctggcagctcctttAACTGCTCATCggctggcagctcctccgactgctcctctgctggcagctcctccgactgctcatcggctggcagctcctccgactgctcctctgctggcagctcctccgactgctCCTCTGCTGACAGCTCATCcaactgctcctctgctggcagctcttCCAACTGCTCTTCTGCTGGCAGCTCCTTCAACTGctactctgctggcagctcctttAACTGCTCATCggctggcagctcctccgactgctcctctgctggcagctcctccgactgctcatcggctggcagctcctccgactgctcctctgctggcagctcctccgactgctCCTCTGCTGACAGCTCATCcaactgctcctctgctggcagctcttccaactgctcctctgctggcagctccttcAACTGctactctgctggcagctcctttGACTGCTCATCggctggcagctcctccgactgctcataggctggcagctcctccgactgctcctctgctggcagctcctctgCTTGCAGCTCCTCCAACTACTCCTcggctggcagctcctccaactACTCCTCGGCTGGCAGCTCATCcaactgctcctctgctggcagctcctttGACTGCTCATCGGCTGGCAGCTCCTTCAACTGctactctgctggcagctcctttGACTGCTCATCggctggcagctcctccgactgctcctctgctggcagctcctctgCTTGCAGCTCCTCCAACTACTCCTcggctggcagctcctccaactACTCCTCGGCTGGCAGCTCATCcaactgctcctctgctggcagctcctccgactgctcctctgctggcagctcatctgactgctcctctgctggtagctcctccaactgctcctctgctggcagctcctccaattgctcctctgctggcagctcctccaaaTGCTCCTTGGCTGGCAGTGTATCACTtactcctctgctggcagctccttcACAACTGCTACTCTGCTGGCAACTCCTCcaactgctcctctgctggcagctcctccaaaTGCTCCTTGGCTGGCAGCTTATCCAATtactcctctgctggcagctccttcACAACTGctactctgctggcagctcctccgactgctcctctgctggcagctcctcggCTGGCAACTCATCCAACTGCTACTCggctggcagctcctccgactgctcctctgctggcagctcctccaatTGCTCCTTGGCTGGCAGCTTATCCAATtactcctctgctggcagctccttcATAA